A window of the Rhodoluna limnophila genome harbors these coding sequences:
- a CDS encoding DUF3817 domain-containing protein — MTSPNAAQVPTIKSALKFFKVTSYITGIFLILIMVLWAIRLIWSADVWIGGPDGLIALAQFSVDPSTGEKVGLPGPQIPNDFTTVSLIIHGWLYVAYLFGDFRLWTLLRWSFLRFLVIALGGVIPFLSFFTERYYSKVAEADLKKVA; from the coding sequence ATGACCTCCCCAAACGCTGCCCAGGTGCCAACTATTAAGTCGGCCCTAAAGTTCTTCAAGGTCACCTCCTACATCACCGGCATCTTCTTGATTTTGATCATGGTCCTGTGGGCGATTCGTCTGATCTGGAGCGCAGATGTTTGGATTGGCGGACCAGACGGCCTAATTGCGCTGGCGCAGTTTTCAGTAGACCCATCAACCGGCGAAAAAGTTGGTTTGCCAGGTCCACAAATTCCAAATGACTTCACAACTGTTTCGCTGATTATTCACGGATGGCTCTACGTTGCCTACCTGTTCGGTGACTTCAGGCTCTGGACTCTGCTCCGTTGGAGCTTCTTGCGTTTCTTGGTAATTGCTCTTGGTGGAGTAATTCCTTTCCTCTCATTCTTCACCGAGCGCTACTACTCCAAGGTGGCCGAAGCTGATCTAAAGAAGGTGGCCTAA
- a CDS encoding DUF4190 domain-containing protein, which yields MADKTEKTEATEKAAKKTEAAATQAVESPVAAKKFDFTSLNSLAVVSLATALTSVGAVAAVITGHIALAQIKKSGASGRALAIAGLVVGYATIAFWAFSSLVWVGLALKGFGAGYGMMGWDHFGSYGTENYGPGMMGNR from the coding sequence ATGGCTGACAAGACTGAAAAGACTGAAGCTACCGAAAAGGCAGCTAAAAAGACCGAGGCCGCTGCAACCCAGGCTGTTGAGAGCCCTGTTGCTGCAAAGAAGTTTGACTTCACCTCACTCAACTCGCTGGCTGTAGTTTCACTGGCAACCGCGCTTACCAGCGTTGGTGCTGTAGCTGCGGTTATCACCGGTCACATTGCCTTGGCTCAGATCAAGAAGTCAGGTGCTTCTGGTCGCGCACTGGCAATCGCCGGTTTGGTGGTTGGTTATGCAACCATCGCGTTCTGGGCTTTCTCAAGCCTGGTCTGGGTTGGCCTTGCCCTCAAGGGCTTTGGTGCCGGCTACGGCATGATGGGCTGGGATCACTTCGGTAGCTACGGCACTGAAAACTACGGCCCGGGAATGATGGGCAACCGCTAA
- the tsaE gene encoding tRNA (adenosine(37)-N6)-threonylcarbamoyltransferase complex ATPase subunit type 1 TsaE — MAKVLAKLTIETSEEMHELGLRLATVFQAGDLILLTGPLGAGKTTLTRGIGEALGAIGNVSSPTFVLARTHSCGEGRPALVHVDAYRLSSAAELDDLDIDFPNSITIVEWGKGLTDGITDNWLEIEIERDHTGESEVRELVLTGYGERWAGVSI, encoded by the coding sequence ATGGCCAAGGTTCTGGCCAAACTAACTATCGAAACCTCAGAAGAAATGCACGAACTGGGGCTGCGTTTGGCTACCGTTTTTCAAGCTGGCGACCTCATTCTGCTAACTGGTCCGCTCGGTGCCGGCAAAACCACACTCACTCGCGGAATCGGTGAGGCGCTTGGCGCAATCGGTAACGTATCGAGCCCAACTTTTGTTTTGGCCCGAACCCACTCCTGTGGCGAGGGTCGGCCAGCCTTGGTTCACGTTGACGCCTACCGACTTTCGAGCGCTGCCGAACTTGATGACTTAGACATCGATTTTCCTAATTCGATAACCATCGTGGAGTGGGGCAAAGGGCTTACCGACGGCATCACCGATAACTGGCTTGAAATTGAAATTGAGCGCGATCACACCGGAGAGTCAGAAGTACGTGAGTTGGTTTTGACCGGTTACGGAGAGCGTTGGGCGGGTGTGAGCATCTGA
- the alr gene encoding alanine racemase has product MRELLIDLDAVATNLKTMKARVGQAMVMGVVKADAYGHGMIPVARKLEAAGVDYLGVADVSEALELRDAGIDLPILAWLHDPRETFVRAVAAGIELGVANVEQLERVAKAAEHLGRVARVHLKVDTGLGRNGASAAEWPSVLKTAHGLVAEGFIQVVAIFSHLSCTSEADDLLQIEKFESACQAARDAQLDFELRHLTASDGSLRYPQAHYEMVRLGIALYGLSPFTENHSSDFGLVPAMTATALVTQVKRVEAGHGVSYGYLHRTQAESTLALVPVGYAEGLPRNSSGRAQVSINGKNYPISSRIAMDQFVLDVGDDKVAEGDTVTIFGDPAAGVPSADDLAIAGDTINYEIVTRIGGRFKRHYLGEEV; this is encoded by the coding sequence ATGCGCGAGTTGTTGATTGACCTCGATGCAGTGGCTACCAACCTAAAGACTATGAAGGCACGCGTTGGCCAGGCCATGGTTATGGGAGTTGTGAAGGCCGACGCATACGGCCACGGCATGATTCCGGTGGCTCGCAAACTCGAGGCAGCCGGGGTTGATTACCTTGGCGTTGCCGATGTCAGTGAAGCCCTTGAGCTTCGTGATGCAGGAATCGATTTGCCGATTTTGGCCTGGCTTCACGACCCACGCGAGACGTTTGTACGTGCTGTAGCTGCCGGGATTGAGTTGGGTGTTGCAAACGTTGAGCAACTGGAGCGGGTTGCCAAAGCGGCCGAACACCTCGGTCGCGTTGCCCGAGTTCACCTCAAGGTTGATACCGGCCTGGGTCGCAACGGCGCGAGTGCCGCTGAGTGGCCATCGGTGTTGAAAACCGCACACGGATTAGTGGCCGAGGGTTTTATTCAGGTCGTAGCGATTTTTAGTCACCTCTCATGCACCAGCGAGGCTGACGATCTGCTACAAATCGAGAAGTTTGAATCTGCCTGCCAGGCTGCACGAGATGCCCAACTTGATTTTGAGCTGCGGCACCTCACTGCTTCGGACGGCTCGCTGCGCTACCCGCAGGCCCACTACGAAATGGTTCGTCTCGGCATTGCGCTGTACGGACTATCTCCTTTCACCGAAAACCACTCTTCAGACTTTGGGTTGGTGCCGGCGATGACCGCAACCGCTTTGGTCACCCAGGTCAAGCGCGTTGAGGCAGGGCACGGTGTGAGTTACGGGTATTTGCACCGAACTCAGGCTGAAAGCACATTGGCTCTAGTGCCGGTTGGTTATGCCGAGGGTCTGCCGCGAAATTCCAGTGGGCGTGCACAGGTTTCAATCAACGGCAAGAATTACCCAATCAGCAGTCGAATTGCTATGGATCAATTTGTCTTGGATGTTGGCGACGATAAGGTTGCCGAGGGCGACACCGTGACCATTTTTGGTGACCCGGCTGCTGGAGTGCCTTCTGCCGATGACTTGGCCATTGCCGGTGACACCATCAACTACGAAATCGTTACCCGCATCGGTGGACGATTCAAGCGCCACTACCTAGGTGAAGAAGTCTAG
- the tsaD gene encoding tRNA (adenosine(37)-N6)-threonylcarbamoyltransferase complex transferase subunit TsaD: MNSWVIRSAIESDLDSIMALEHECFPVDAWSRENMHFEILAHHTHYLVAHIGADLVAFAGLSKVPGSDQSDIQTIAVADSLRGRGLGKQLMSQLLSEARRLHAAEVFLEVRADNLPAQKLYESLGFEHIDTRKRYYQPDNVDAWVMRLQFAKGSIGREPIVLGIESSCDETGVGIVRGSTLLANVISSSMDEHSRFGGVVPEIAARAHLEALQPTLHQALAAAKLSLKDIDAIAVTNGPGLGGALMVGVGAAKALSVALDKPIYAVNHLVGHVGVDILERGKLETPTIALLVSGGHTSLLLVRDLLDDVELLGETIDDAAGEAFDKVARVLGLKYPGGPEIDRAAVGGDPKAIRFPRGLSLPKDMEKHRYNFSFSGLKTAVARWVESAETRGESINKADVAASFREAVADVLVTKAVNACLDYGVPRLLLGGGVVANSRLRELAAEKCAEHGIELRIPALSLCTDNGAMIAALGAQLMMAGRQPSSLNFGADSTLPVTSVQTH, from the coding sequence ATGAACAGTTGGGTAATACGCAGCGCAATTGAGTCAGACCTTGACTCAATCATGGCGCTAGAGCACGAGTGTTTTCCGGTTGATGCCTGGTCGCGCGAGAACATGCATTTTGAGATTTTGGCCCATCACACCCACTATCTGGTTGCGCACATCGGTGCAGATTTAGTGGCATTTGCGGGGCTCAGCAAGGTGCCCGGCAGTGATCAAAGTGACATTCAAACCATTGCCGTTGCTGACTCGCTCAGGGGGCGCGGCTTAGGCAAGCAGCTTATGAGCCAGCTTTTATCTGAAGCACGCCGGCTGCATGCCGCCGAGGTGTTTCTTGAGGTCCGCGCCGATAATTTGCCGGCCCAAAAACTCTACGAATCGCTGGGTTTTGAACACATCGATACTCGCAAGCGCTACTACCAGCCTGACAACGTTGATGCCTGGGTAATGCGCCTGCAGTTTGCCAAGGGGTCAATTGGCCGCGAGCCAATCGTTTTGGGTATCGAGTCATCATGTGATGAAACCGGCGTGGGTATTGTTCGCGGGTCGACTCTGCTGGCCAACGTTATTTCTTCTTCGATGGATGAGCACTCGCGCTTTGGCGGTGTGGTGCCCGAGATTGCTGCGCGAGCCCACCTTGAGGCATTGCAGCCAACCCTGCACCAAGCGCTAGCGGCGGCAAAGTTGAGCCTCAAAGACATCGATGCAATTGCTGTGACCAACGGGCCGGGCTTAGGTGGCGCCCTGATGGTCGGCGTCGGCGCAGCCAAGGCGCTATCGGTTGCTCTAGACAAACCGATTTACGCGGTGAATCACCTGGTGGGTCACGTAGGCGTTGACATTCTGGAACGCGGCAAACTTGAAACCCCAACCATTGCGCTTCTGGTCAGTGGCGGGCACACCTCATTGCTTTTGGTTCGCGATCTACTCGACGACGTTGAGTTGTTGGGCGAGACCATCGATGATGCCGCGGGGGAGGCCTTCGACAAGGTTGCCCGCGTGCTCGGGCTCAAGTATCCAGGCGGCCCTGAGATTGATCGGGCAGCCGTCGGCGGCGACCCAAAGGCAATTCGTTTTCCACGCGGATTGAGTTTGCCGAAAGACATGGAGAAGCACCGATACAACTTCTCGTTCTCTGGTTTGAAAACAGCGGTGGCTCGGTGGGTTGAGTCTGCCGAGACCCGCGGTGAGTCGATCAATAAAGCTGATGTGGCGGCAAGTTTTAGAGAAGCAGTTGCCGACGTACTGGTGACCAAAGCCGTTAACGCGTGCCTAGATTACGGAGTTCCGCGCTTGCTCCTGGGTGGCGGTGTGGTGGCAAACTCGCGGCTTCGCGAACTGGCTGCCGAAAAGTGTGCCGAGCACGGTATTGAGCTGCGCATTCCGGCCCTTAGTTTGTGCACGGATAACGGCGCGATGATTGCTGCGCTCGGTGCGCAACTCATGATGGCTGGCCGCCAGCCTTCATCGCTTAATTTCGGAGCGGACTCGACGCTGCCAGTAACCTCGGTACAAACTCACTAG
- a CDS encoding THUMP-like domain-containing protein has product MDRQDFIALLSPEGQALLEKVGPLEAKTDVVQLVSKLRAGGSDPSLVAAVLTQAKLRRQAKAKFGPFADRMLFTEAGLEQASRLNVAALHADRFRKAGIDDVADLGCGIGAESLALASLDIKVHSFELDEVTAAIATYNLAPFDNAEVQQADVTEIDLSKFGALFLDPARRELGGPNRERATRKFDPAAFSPSFDFVLAAAAQKPTGVKFGPGHPHEGIPDNAEAQWVSVGGNLVELTLWFGSLARPNIKRSALLITADAKHEITSDSTERLDAELGELEEFVYEPDNAVIRSHLLGQLAQSIGAHIFSPEIAYLTAANEIKSPWLKGYRVLENLAFDRKKLKAYLRERGIGILEIKKRGSDVVPEELRKELAPKGKGAATLIVTRVGDAHRVLVCEALK; this is encoded by the coding sequence ATGGATCGCCAAGACTTTATTGCCCTGCTCTCACCCGAGGGGCAAGCCCTGTTAGAAAAAGTCGGTCCGCTCGAAGCCAAAACCGATGTCGTGCAGCTGGTTTCAAAACTTAGGGCAGGCGGAAGCGACCCGAGCTTAGTAGCCGCTGTGCTAACCCAAGCCAAACTTCGGCGCCAAGCCAAGGCCAAATTTGGGCCATTTGCCGACCGAATGCTGTTCACTGAGGCCGGGCTCGAGCAGGCTTCGCGGCTCAACGTAGCCGCACTCCACGCCGACCGCTTTCGCAAAGCCGGCATCGATGATGTTGCTGATCTGGGTTGCGGTATCGGTGCTGAATCTTTGGCGCTGGCAAGCCTTGACATCAAGGTTCACTCCTTTGAACTTGACGAGGTGACTGCCGCGATTGCCACCTATAACCTGGCGCCCTTTGATAATGCCGAGGTTCAGCAGGCAGACGTGACCGAGATTGATCTCAGCAAGTTTGGCGCACTGTTTCTTGACCCGGCACGCCGCGAACTTGGTGGCCCAAATCGTGAGCGAGCCACCCGAAAATTTGACCCTGCGGCGTTCTCTCCATCCTTTGATTTTGTTTTGGCGGCCGCTGCCCAAAAGCCAACCGGCGTCAAATTTGGGCCGGGGCATCCGCACGAGGGCATCCCCGATAATGCCGAAGCACAGTGGGTTTCGGTTGGCGGAAACTTAGTCGAGCTAACCCTCTGGTTTGGCTCACTAGCCAGACCAAACATCAAACGTTCGGCATTGCTAATCACCGCCGATGCAAAGCACGAAATCACCAGTGACTCGACCGAACGCCTAGACGCAGAACTTGGTGAGCTTGAGGAATTTGTTTACGAACCCGACAACGCGGTAATCCGCTCTCACCTGCTGGGGCAATTGGCCCAGAGCATCGGTGCTCATATTTTTAGCCCAGAAATTGCCTACCTAACCGCGGCCAACGAAATAAAGTCACCGTGGCTAAAGGGGTATCGCGTGCTTGAAAACCTGGCGTTTGACCGCAAGAAACTCAAGGCCTACTTGCGCGAGCGGGGCATCGGAATTCTTGAAATCAAAAAGCGCGGCTCGGATGTTGTGCCCGAGGAGCTTAGAAAAGAATTGGCGCCCAAAGGCAAAGGCGCCGCCACCCTGATTGTTACCAGAGTGGGCGACGCCCATCGAGTTCTTGTTTGCGAAGCACTGAAATAG
- the tsaB gene encoding tRNA (adenosine(37)-N6)-threonylcarbamoyltransferase complex dimerization subunit type 1 TsaB has product MGYTLAIDTSAGTSVALTRAGAPIAEYNDSSNMKHAEGIGAAIAAVLAQGGVKAKDVATVVVGRGPAPFTGLRVGIAAAMMFAEGAGAKLFGVVSLDAIALEALSDEAIAAQVAAGVPLLITADARRQEVYWGLYSGLSKSGAPICIEGPGVIKPAALAELMQQRGVQPIEVSATVFATRLSQVFDAQVIDGAASQDVSALYLREPDAVPSPGKRVSG; this is encoded by the coding sequence ATGGGGTACACGCTAGCCATTGACACCTCTGCCGGAACCTCGGTTGCTCTAACTCGCGCCGGAGCGCCAATTGCTGAGTACAACGACTCCAGCAACATGAAGCACGCAGAGGGTATCGGCGCTGCTATTGCTGCTGTGCTAGCCCAGGGTGGCGTGAAAGCCAAGGATGTGGCCACGGTTGTGGTTGGTCGAGGACCGGCGCCATTCACCGGCTTGCGGGTTGGAATTGCTGCGGCCATGATGTTTGCAGAGGGTGCCGGGGCAAAATTGTTTGGCGTAGTTAGCCTTGACGCAATTGCTTTGGAAGCCCTTAGTGACGAGGCAATTGCCGCGCAGGTTGCTGCGGGTGTTCCGCTATTAATTACAGCCGATGCCCGCCGCCAAGAGGTTTACTGGGGTCTCTACTCTGGGCTCTCAAAATCAGGCGCACCAATTTGCATAGAAGGTCCGGGGGTAATCAAGCCTGCCGCGCTCGCCGAATTAATGCAGCAGCGGGGCGTTCAACCCATCGAGGTTAGCGCCACGGTTTTTGCAACCCGCCTAAGCCAAGTGTTCGACGCACAGGTTATTGATGGCGCAGCCAGCCAGGATGTTTCGGCACTTTATCTTCGTGAGCCGGATGCGGTGCCTTCACCGGGCAAGAGGGTTAGCGGATGA
- the groES gene encoding co-chaperone GroES, which produces MSVQIKPLEDRIVVRPVEAEQVTASGLVIPDTAKEKPQEAEVIAVGPGRIDERGNRIPVDVAVGDKVIFSKYGGTELKFAGEEFLVLSARDVLAVVVR; this is translated from the coding sequence ATGTCGGTTCAGATTAAGCCACTTGAAGATCGCATTGTTGTTCGCCCAGTAGAGGCCGAGCAGGTCACCGCTTCGGGTCTGGTTATTCCAGACACCGCAAAAGAGAAGCCACAGGAGGCCGAGGTTATCGCCGTAGGTCCAGGCCGCATCGACGAGCGTGGCAACCGTATCCCGGTTGACGTTGCAGTCGGCGACAAGGTTATTTTCTCGAAGTACGGCGGCACCGAGCTTAAGTTCGCTGGCGAAGAGTTCCTAGTGCTATCAGCTCGCGATGTACTTGCAGTTGTAGTTCGCTAA
- a CDS encoding GuaB3 family IMP dehydrogenase-related protein translates to MSEMEIGRGKRGQRAWAFDDIAIVPSRRTRDPRDVSTTWKIDAYDFQLPVIGAPMDSVVSPETAIAIGKLGGLGVLDLEGLWTRYEDPTPYLSEIAKLPAEAATQRMQQIYSEPIKAELIRDRIAQIRAAGVTVAGALSPKRAAEFSDTVIKAGLDMFVIRGTTVSAEHVSKTQEALNLKEFIYKLDVPVIVGGAATYTSALHLMRTGAAGVLVGFGGGAASTTRRVLGIHAPMATAVADVAGARRDYMDESGGRYVHVIADGGLGTAGDIVKAIAVGADAVMLGSVLARAEEAPGQGWHWGQEAFNQELPRGHKVEVGTAGTLEQILVGPSSKADGSTNLMGALRRSMATTGYSDVKEFQRVDVVVAPYHA, encoded by the coding sequence ATGAGTGAAATGGAAATCGGTCGCGGCAAGCGTGGCCAGCGTGCCTGGGCGTTTGACGACATCGCAATTGTGCCGTCACGCCGCACCCGCGACCCACGCGATGTTTCAACTACCTGGAAGATCGACGCTTACGATTTTCAGCTGCCCGTTATCGGTGCACCAATGGACTCTGTGGTCTCACCTGAAACCGCAATTGCCATTGGCAAGCTGGGTGGTCTGGGTGTGCTTGACCTCGAGGGTCTTTGGACTCGCTACGAGGACCCAACCCCGTACCTGAGCGAAATTGCCAAGTTGCCTGCCGAGGCTGCAACCCAGCGCATGCAGCAGATTTACTCTGAGCCAATCAAGGCTGAATTAATTCGCGACCGCATTGCCCAGATCCGTGCAGCCGGCGTAACTGTTGCCGGTGCACTCTCACCAAAGCGCGCAGCGGAGTTCAGCGACACAGTCATCAAGGCTGGCCTTGACATGTTTGTGATTCGCGGAACAACTGTCTCAGCCGAGCACGTTTCAAAGACCCAAGAGGCCCTAAACCTCAAGGAGTTCATCTACAAGCTTGATGTTCCGGTAATCGTTGGTGGTGCCGCTACTTACACCTCAGCGCTGCACCTAATGCGTACCGGTGCCGCTGGCGTTCTTGTTGGCTTCGGCGGTGGCGCAGCATCAACCACTCGCCGCGTGCTTGGCATTCATGCCCCGATGGCTACAGCTGTGGCCGACGTTGCCGGCGCTCGCCGCGACTACATGGATGAGTCTGGCGGCCGCTACGTGCACGTAATTGCTGACGGCGGTTTGGGTACTGCCGGTGACATTGTGAAGGCAATCGCTGTTGGCGCTGATGCCGTAATGCTTGGTTCAGTTTTGGCCCGAGCAGAAGAAGCACCGGGTCAGGGTTGGCACTGGGGGCAAGAGGCCTTCAACCAAGAGCTTCCTCGCGGTCACAAGGTTGAGGTCGGCACCGCCGGCACCCTTGAGCAGATCCTGGTTGGACCATCTTCAAAGGCCGATGGCTCAACAAACCTAATGGGTGCGCTTCGCCGCTCAATGGCAACCACCGGATACTCCGACGTCAAGGAGTTCCAGCGCGTTGACGTTGTAGTGGCTCCGTACCACGCCTAA
- the guaB gene encoding IMP dehydrogenase, with the protein MTSHDPFGFVGLTYDDVLLLPGESNIVPSGVNTKTRITKRLEVNVPLLSSAMDTVTEARMAIAMARQGGIGVLHRNLSLDAQASEVDLVKRSEAGMITHPVTTTPLATIQEVDELCGRYRVSGLPVVDEDGRLVGIVTNRDMRFVLDVQRTTTLVKDVMTPMPLITAPFDINPDDAIAIFAQHRIEKLPLIDGSGKLRGLITVKDFDKSEKYPLASKDANGRLLVAAAVGVGQDAWERSMALVEAGVDLLIVDTAHGHNNAVLEMIAKLKAEPFAKNVDIMGGNVATREGAQALVDAGADAVKVGVGPGSICTTRVVAGVGVPQVTAVYQASLAARPAGVPVIADGGLQYSGDIPKAIVAGANAVMIGSLLAGTDEAPGDITFVGGKQYKTYRGMGSLGAMQSRGQAKSYSKDRYFQDDVLREDKLVPEGIEGRVAYRGSVATVVHQLVGGLRASMGYVGSETIPELQEKGKFVRITAAGLKESHPHDIQMTVEAPNYGTR; encoded by the coding sequence ATGACTTCTCATGACCCTTTCGGCTTTGTAGGCCTGACATACGACGACGTCCTTCTTCTTCCTGGTGAATCAAACATCGTTCCATCCGGTGTAAACACCAAGACTCGTATCACCAAGCGCCTTGAGGTAAACGTGCCTTTGCTGTCTTCAGCAATGGACACCGTGACCGAGGCCCGGATGGCAATTGCAATGGCACGCCAGGGCGGTATCGGGGTGCTTCACCGCAACCTTTCACTTGACGCTCAGGCCAGCGAAGTTGACCTAGTCAAGCGCTCTGAAGCCGGAATGATTACCCACCCGGTAACCACAACCCCGCTTGCCACCATTCAAGAGGTTGACGAGCTTTGTGGCCGCTACCGCGTCTCTGGCCTACCGGTTGTTGACGAAGATGGTCGCCTAGTGGGCATCGTGACCAACCGCGATATGCGATTTGTACTTGATGTTCAGCGCACAACAACTTTGGTGAAAGACGTCATGACCCCGATGCCTTTGATCACCGCACCGTTCGACATCAACCCAGATGATGCGATTGCAATTTTTGCTCAGCACCGAATTGAGAAGCTTCCGCTGATTGATGGCTCAGGAAAACTCCGCGGCCTAATCACAGTCAAGGACTTCGACAAGTCAGAGAAGTACCCGCTGGCTTCAAAAGACGCTAACGGGCGCCTTTTGGTTGCTGCCGCTGTGGGCGTTGGCCAGGATGCCTGGGAGCGCTCAATGGCTTTGGTTGAAGCCGGCGTTGACCTTTTGATTGTTGACACCGCACACGGCCACAACAACGCCGTTCTCGAAATGATTGCCAAGCTAAAGGCTGAACCGTTTGCCAAGAACGTTGACATCATGGGCGGAAACGTAGCCACCCGTGAGGGCGCTCAGGCTCTAGTTGATGCAGGTGCTGACGCTGTAAAGGTTGGTGTTGGTCCGGGCTCAATCTGTACCACCCGCGTAGTTGCTGGTGTCGGTGTGCCTCAGGTCACCGCTGTTTACCAGGCTTCTCTAGCAGCTCGACCAGCCGGCGTTCCAGTTATCGCCGATGGTGGTTTGCAGTACTCAGGTGACATTCCAAAGGCCATCGTGGCCGGTGCCAACGCGGTAATGATTGGCTCTCTTCTTGCCGGTACCGATGAAGCCCCTGGCGACATCACGTTTGTTGGTGGCAAGCAGTACAAGACCTACCGCGGAATGGGTTCATTGGGTGCAATGCAGTCTCGTGGCCAGGCCAAGTCCTACTCAAAGGACCGTTACTTCCAGGATGACGTTCTTCGCGAGGACAAGCTGGTTCCAGAGGGCATCGAGGGCCGCGTTGCTTACCGTGGTTCAGTTGCCACCGTGGTTCACCAGTTGGTCGGAGGCCTTCGTGCCTCAATGGGCTATGTCGGCTCAGAGACAATCCCTGAACTACAGGAAAAGGGCAAGTTTGTTCGCATCACTGCGGCCGGGCTAAAAGAGTCTCACCCACACGACATCCAGATGACCGTTGAAGCACCAAACTACGGAACCCGCTAA
- a CDS encoding SURF1 family cytochrome oxidase biogenesis protein: MPKRAPNFFTVARQPKWIGALLLSLGVAAIFALLGQWQLDRTFTKDLPAVTAQNLDSVSVTIDTQNVYIVANRLHKGELGYWLVANSTDEAGRSQTLALGWSANLDELKAERQAIRTSMVAQQLVTFEGVLIPTEAPQRQTREENYIFDSLSLAQLVNFYSPDEPIESNPQILAFTGHSQASAWPPLQSIEVTYEQGQQINWLSAFYFLEWIVFAGFAMFLWWRLVRDEQIRLGSEPVN, translated from the coding sequence ATGCCAAAAAGGGCGCCAAACTTCTTTACTGTCGCTAGGCAGCCAAAGTGGATTGGCGCTCTTTTGCTTTCTCTTGGCGTAGCCGCGATTTTTGCGCTGCTTGGTCAGTGGCAACTTGATCGAACCTTCACCAAAGACCTTCCGGCCGTTACTGCACAGAACCTTGATTCGGTGTCGGTCACTATCGATACCCAAAACGTCTACATCGTGGCTAACCGGCTACACAAGGGTGAGCTGGGTTACTGGTTGGTGGCAAATTCCACCGATGAAGCTGGGCGTAGCCAAACTTTGGCTTTGGGTTGGTCTGCCAACCTGGATGAACTGAAGGCCGAGCGTCAGGCAATCCGGACCTCGATGGTTGCCCAGCAGTTGGTCACATTCGAAGGCGTTTTGATTCCGACCGAAGCACCGCAGCGTCAAACCCGAGAAGAAAACTACATCTTCGATTCGCTATCACTGGCGCAATTGGTGAACTTCTACTCACCCGATGAGCCAATTGAATCGAACCCACAAATTTTAGCCTTCACCGGTCACAGCCAGGCTTCGGCATGGCCGCCACTTCAGTCCATCGAGGTTACCTACGAGCAAGGTCAGCAAATTAACTGGCTGAGCGCTTTTTACTTTTTAGAGTGGATTGTCTTTGCCGGTTTTGCCATGTTCCTTTGGTGGCGTTTGGTTCGAGACGAACAAATCCGCCTTGGCAGTGAACCGGTAAACTAG